The following coding sequences are from one Quercus lobata isolate SW786 unplaced genomic scaffold, ValleyOak3.0 Primary Assembly Scq3eQI_60, whole genome shotgun sequence window:
- the LOC115973412 gene encoding phylloplanin-like, with protein sequence MALKLVLFVTVMVAALALPIAKGTNVVVEVQPSFVPCSLGANVTATPHFPNAQVQLRCGARNVVASTTTNASGVFSFSLDSTQLFLSPTVLLNLCNLVVTTPLSTCNSTLPPVGVLESRIQFIRSSVLGLRIVLTFGPVGFRYSSST encoded by the exons ATGGCCTTGAAATTAGTTCTCTTTGTTACCGTAATGGTTGCTGCATTGGCACTTCCAATAGCTAAAGGCACTAATGTTGTGGTTGAGGTCCAGCCGTCTTTTGTGCCTTGCAGTTTGGGTGCGAATGTTACTGCCACCCCACATTTCCCAA ATGCTCAAGTACAACTGCGGTGTGGAGCTAGAAATGTGGTTGCTAGTACAACAACCAATGCCAGTGGagtattttcattttccttggATTCTACACAACTTTTTCTCTCACCAACAGTACTCTTGAATCTTTGCAATCTAGTGGTTACAACACCCCTCTCCACCTGCAACTCCACGCTTCCTCCTGTAGGAGTCTTGGAATCGCGCATACAGTTCATTAGAAGCAGTGTTTTGGGGCTCCGTATTGTTCTCACGTTTGGGCCAGTTGGGTTCCGTTACAGTTCCTCAACTTGA